The Ornithorhynchus anatinus isolate Pmale09 chromosome 16, mOrnAna1.pri.v4, whole genome shotgun sequence genome contains the following window.
TTCATTCAGTGCTTTGACCTCCCAATCAGACATTTGATTGCAACAGCTGCGCTCATGCGAAAAAATCCTTAAAACATACCcaatatatatacagatataactatgtatatctgtatatatataatatatataaatttttatttaaataaaaaaagctCGAATCCCAAGCCAATATGTGTATATCAAATCCTTGACCAGCCAGGTCTGTAGGGCATAATCAAATTCAATGTGAAATAGTATATAAACGCGGTGCCTTGACTGGGCAAATTAAATAATCGCTACTCAAAAGAGTGTTCTGATTGGACTCTCCTACTGGTAGGCAACGACAGGACTGTTATCACTCTCCTCCCCCCGACTTTTGTTTCGATTAACAGTATGATGGATGCAAAGCTTAGCCCAAGGTTGCTAGGACCTCAGCAAGagttaagaaaaaataaaaaacaacaaaaaaacactaaACAAGAAAAACATCAACTCTTGCTTTTACCCCACCAAAGCAATACAATAACTTATTACATAACCAGTGCTTTCTGATTTAGTAGTCTAATCCAGAAAGGAAACGAGACAATCAGGCCGAGAAAGGGTGAGAgctagggagggaggaggactgagGAAGGCTACAACCGAGGCGGTCCCAAAGGACGTTTTGGAGGAGCTCAGCACGGGCACAATGGGCCAGAATGAACGAGGCAATGACCGAATATTCTCCCGATAGTGGAGAGACAAGATTCAATCCCCTGCGAAGGCAACCTTCGTTTCCTTCAAAATTGGTGAGTTTAAATCAGGTCTAGGAGAactgatgaagaggaagggactaCCTTCTTTTGCTAAAGACTTCCTAAGGAGACGACTAGCCAAACCCAGATTTTCTGCAAGAACCAGACAGTTCACTTTAATTCTCCAAAGCAGCTAAAAATTTCTTGCATTTGAGAGAAGATATTCAATTTTTTACTCTCAAATGCCATAAAACCTGATGTTCAGCAGCCCACTGAAAGCTCCAATGTAGTGACAGAGCTAACCTGGGGGGAGTTTCTTGCTTTTGATCTCATTGAGATTTTGATCATGTGGATTCACAGGGCATTTGGGGGAGCTTGATATTTCCTTCTGCCAGTGCAGTGCGCGCATCAGATATTTCACGCTGGCTAGTAGAAGAGTGACTGGGCCAGGCATCTTTCCTTAAGAACCAGCTCCAGTTCACCGCCACTGTGACCACCATTTTTACCCAAACCCATGGTCAGTACACTGAATCAAGCTTCGTGGTcacttgaggagggggaaacatgACAGTGGCAATTGAGTACTGGTAGCGGGTGGGTGTTAAAACGACATGCGGGGGAAAAAGCGCATAGACCAAAACACTAAAATAACCCCCAAAAAACTGAGGTTGGTCAAGAAACACAAAGCGGGGACTGCTGCCCAGGTGttctggggaaggaaagaaaaggaatttaTAGGCTCCATGAAATAGTTGTGGAAAAAGAGTTTGTTGCACATTTTCTGACAGTCTTTAActaccccaactccctctctctcacacgaACACCTTAAATTCACAAGAGTTGGCCAGGTGCTTTTTTgtctgggtttcttttttttttccccagagggtggggaggtgggaaaaggggggTCAAAAAAGACAGGGGAGGGGTTAGGAATTATACACTGGGTATGTAATAATaccaaaataaaagaaaaacctaCCTCATTAAGATCATACAATTAATCAAACAGAGTATATATAtaatatcttctttttttttaagccctGGATCCAAGGCGTCCAAAGTTATTAAAATAAAGTTCATTCacagaacaaaaacaaatttAATCTGAATTGCTTGCAGATACTgctaattttcattttttttaattaaaaaacgcATTAATGTGAACTATGTGCAGGGTTTGTTTTTAGTAGTGGTGTTTGTGCACATTGCCTCTGGACCTGCTGCTGTTCCTGGGTTTCTCTGATTACCCTCAGAGCAAAGGCATGGGAGCTCTACACACTCCTTTCCTATCCCTCTGCCCCTCGCGcagactggggggtgggggttgcgggtgtgtgtgtgaggagaggaagaaagcagcTGTGGCCTCTGTCTAGGGAGCAGAGGTGGGTGTGGCGCCTGCTCTCTGGGAGTCATTgttatctcctcctccctcagggtCCTCAGACAGGTTCAGAGAGGCGGTCTTGTTGGATAAGAGGCTGATACTCTCTTGTGTCAAAGCTGATCCATTCGGCACATCGCTGCTAAGTGAAGAGAtttaaagggaagaagggaagcaaggaaaaaaaaggtcagtggGAAATCAACAAGGTGGTAGAGCCCAATCCACATTGGAATGTTCTAAACTCTAGTGATCAACAGAGTTATCAAACTGAGGATGGCTCACACTGTCAAGTGAGCACGTGTATCAAAAAAATCTAAGCAGACTCTCGGTTCCCAAGGGGACTAGATTTCCATCACCCGAGTCTCAGGTCTCACTGTTCCACAGCGGAAGCAGGCTAGAGAGCAGGATCCTTGTTTGGCCTCTCTGGATCGGACAGGACGGGAGCTCCTGAATCTATGTACTCTCAAACCTGATCCATTTAAGGCATCTAAattaagggtggggagaggagagagagagaaagagagagagagagaaactaccTCTTTTGTTTGAGATGATTGGACAGATTTGCTCTGGCATTTCAATGGTAGGTATGCGGCAGTACAGACTTATGCAACACACTTCTCTTTTGGGTGGTTCTACATATTCAAGGTAAGCAAGAGCAATGCCGGAAGAGAGATGTTTTCAATCGCTTCCGTTGGAAGACTGTGTTGACCGCTTGCCCTCGTCTACCTGGAGAGGTCAAAAGATCGAGGGAACCTGCCATTTCTTTACCTGAATGTCAGTGCAAGGTCCTCAGCAGCAATCTTGTTTTGTGGTTCTGGTTGTCCATTTTCTGCTTGCTTACTGGTACCCAGTTTGCTTTTCATGTCCAGAGAAGACTGGTTCTCctttgaaagaggagaaaataCATGACAACTCGCAGAGAGTAAACCGAAGTACACTCAAGGTTCTATAGCTAGACTTCGTGGGAGCAGAGAAGAAAGTTGTGAACATAGAACTGTACAAAGAAAGCTCACGGAATATatgattaaaaacaaacaaaaaacccatatTGTAATAACCATGCAGACTGTGGGTTCTATCCATCCTCTTAAGACTCCAAATTTCCTAAAAGGAAGGAATGGTCCATGCAACATGAAGCAAAGCCTAAGCACATCAGTACAACAGGACGAACGCCACTGGTATTTTGTAGGAAGGTTTCAGCCATTTTAGCCATTTCAGATCTCTAAGTAGGTCGATGATGGTTTCTAAGACAAAGGAATATTGGCTAGCCACTTGGCACTAATCTTCTATAGAGTGGCTCAACCATTAACACCAATGTCTGCTTCCCAATCTCAAAGCCCAAGATTGACCCcctacaaaaataataaaaaaaaaaatccaagtggaCTATTTCAGGGTATCAACAATACCCCTTCCTTGGAAGTTCTGACTGAAgccaagggcagagattcaaCACAGAACCAGCCACGCCAAGAGCTCATTTAACTGGAAACAGCCGCCATGGCGATGGGTCATTTTTAGATACTAAAAGTGATGCTAAGAGTAGGCATCCATCAGAGTGCCTTGCAGTAAGGAGTATCCCAGGTGACAGCCAAGTTTTCAGATGGGTAAGTAACACAGGAGCTCTTcgtttcacctcccttctccgccCCGACCCGAAGCACTCACCATGCTCAGTTCTCGGGTTCTCTTTCCGATTTCCTTCTCCACCTGGTGTAGCTCCAAGCTCAGCTGCTCACTTGAGATCATTCCTGGCCattttgggggtggtggtggtgggggctgaggctggggttggCCTGCCAAGGTGGTCACCTCCCTCTGCAACAGCAGCCTGTTACTAACAGCCTAAGTGCATAAAGCCAAGCACATACACAACTCAGCACACAACACACCATGTGCATAAAGTGACCAGGCCATAATTTAGGAGTATTGCCCCCTTCTAAAGCTCTGGACTTTCAATGTGTTTCCATCCAAAATTGTACGGCACTGCTTTTTTCACTTATTCTGGGCTATTTTCAAATATAAAATGAAGGCTTGCAGACTTGGTCCATGGCCCCTCAGGCATGCAAATCCCCGTCCATCCCCACTCTACTACAGCCGAGTGATTCGGGCCCCCAGAAGTGAGGTTGGGTCAGGCTGGGTCGTGGTTTGAGCCAGGCCACAATTTTCAATTTAAAGCAGGACACGTTACAAAAGTGAGTCAATTCTTCCTTGGATGTAAAACCTATTGAATAGATTCGCAGGACTGAAGGCCTCAACTCAAGCAAGCACGATCAATGACGACAGTATCTGAGGGACAGGAGTCAGCGAGTAGAGGTTTGGGAAGCCATCCAACACTCCCACATTAAGGCACCAGCAAAGGCACGCATGCAAAGTAAGACTATGACCaaagaaaaacaacccaaaaaacacCTCTAATTCCTGAGCCAGAGCACAACAGCATGAGCAAAACAAGAGCTCCGTAAAGCAGTCACCTCCAATTCCTCCTGAGAAAGGCTAAGTCAAGGTTAGTTTCTATCAATGCATCGTTACACACAACAAAAGGTTTAGGAAGGAACACAATACACTATGGTGTCTAGGGCAGTAGCCTTTCCCAGAAAGGGATAATACAATCAAAGAACACAAGAGCGGCCTCAACTTTCAGCCCAGCAAGGATTTCTATCCCGTTCCGAGGAAGAGGAACACGGTACCACATAAGTAGTTAAATTATGCTCACTCTCCATTATTCTTTTTACAAGCTTGAAGAGGACAGTCCATTGtaatgcacttttttttttaacacttgcCTTTGATCACAGGGGCTAAAATAAGATAGGAATTTTAGGGAGGAATAGGGGGTTAGAGGaggacaggcttcaaagagctcacaggccagaaagccacTAATTTAGGTCTCTTAAGCCCCCATTTCTCAAGTTGCATCAAAGGCTGGGGATAAGTGAGGCTGGGGGTTCAGCTCAGAGAGTTCCCTTATATTGTGAATTTGGCAGGACTCTAAAGAGTGTattgcatagtgctctgcacatggtaaacattcaataaatattactactacctaATAGCTGTGGGCACCATCGCTCCCAAGGAGTTGGCACCTTTGCTTCTGTTGATTACTTTGGAGAGGTGTGGGAAAGAATTTAAAATGGATAAATTAGGGTTCACGTCCAAATGAACTTCTTAACTTTTTCAGAAAAAGCACAAGATGTAGATTCACGCTCACTGGAGAGAAAGAACACAAATCACCCCTGGGGATCCTATCTTTAAATTAACTATTTCGTCACCACCAggaggaacacagtccctgttgtgggcagaaagtGTGTCTGTTGAGTGTGATACTTACTCTccactctccagagcacttagtaccgtgctctgcacacagtaagtgctcaataaatatgactgaatgattaaatcTGAGTGTTTTTCTCCCATAAGGTAAAGTAGTGAGGAAAAAAACCGTTCCGGgcttttggaaatatttttaaaaatgaatgagtGTTAACAATGGAAAGTACTGCCACCAGATTACAAATCACtcatgggctcaaagtctgatcCCCAGACTCTGGGAGGCCCTTCAAACCTAAACAGTCAAAAATTTTCCAGAACAGTACCTCTAGTCCTCGTAAGTGGGTCTGCTGGTTAATTTGGTGGTTTAGTTGCTGCAGTTCCAGTCGAAGTTGCTCCCTCTCAGCAGAGGGCAAGGGCTTCCCGTGACTTGCCACGTCTGACATGGACAACCTTTCTCTTTGGGCAGGGGCAAGAGTGAAAAACATACACATGAGACTTTTCTGTAACTAGATTAGCAGGATGAGCTCAAGAGAATGTGAGAgtgtgggaagaagggaaaaaaaaattactattaCCTCTCGTTGAAGTGCCCCTGAGAAGGTAAGTTTTGCTGAGATAAGTATGGAGAGCCTCCCCAACCACCATGATTTCCATAGGGACTGTAATCTGTAAGGGAATGATCACGGGCAATATATTAATCTGTTCTTCAGGCTTCTCAAGAGTTATTTCTGATCGCTGCACGAGTTCCGCAATCCAAAACGATGTTAGCTTTAACAAGCTATTGAGGAACATTTTAATATTAAGGAAGAGTTCTGCTGTTGGTCCAGAGTAAAGAGCAttgctctgggaatcgggagacctgatTTCTAGCCCCCGTTCTATCTGTAGGGGGCTAGTGAGGGAGAAGACAGGTCACACATGACCGCATTGGGCCGCATCCCTGCCCATCCACTCTTCTGTGGCACTGAATGTCCCAGCGAGGCTCGTAACTGTAGGGACAAGAGAGCACGTGGCACCGCACACAAGTGATTCGACCGCACGAGCTCTCAACTTTCAAGCATCAGGACCGAGCCTCATCCATCACTCGGGATGGGAGACTTCAGCAACACAAGAGAAAAAGGAAACAGCCTAACTTCCAACCCACGGACAGCATCTGAGCTCCCTTGCCTTCACCTGAACACAAACTTAGGCACACCTGAAATATTAATTGATTTGGTGGAAGCTCCCTGGGCTGCCATCGCCTGCATGGGCCCCGAACTCTGGTACATCGCTTTGGAAGTGCGAGAGATGGCTCCAAACCGCGACACCGTAGGCCGGTCTCCAAACGGAATGAGGTCATCGTCACTAGTTTCCGCTGCCCTTCTCTGTAGGTCCAACCGCTGGTCTCTCATTCCTTTACTGTCTGCATTCTGGGAGAACGGGAGATCCACTAATACTTAGCAAAAGCAGAGAACATATTGTATCCGGCCATTATCATCTGCTTGGTTCTGAAATAAGGCTACGGATGAGGCAATGCTCAGGAGCACTGAAAATACAAAGTGAGGGCATCATACCAAATGGCTCTTCCCTTTTAATATATAAACTGTTCTGTGGTTTTTTATAAAGAACAGCAAATTCAACCAAGTTATAACCTGCTACTCCAACAACATTCTTCTgcaattcagtcaatagtatttactgagcgcttatggtgcaCAGAGCAGAGTAACAAGCTGCTGTTTCCTGTGTGTTATTGGCGCTAGTTTTTAGAACCTgtaatgcttggcgcatagcaccTAAAGACTACAAACCATTACAATAGCATTATTGCTATTTTACCTGCCTTGGAGTAGAATTTTCACTCCAAATGTAAGGAAATTGATCTTTTGTTAACATTTGTGTCGCTCACTTCAGGAATGCCCTCTGGCCAATGGTAAATCAGTATCGAGAGCTAGGAAAGGCAATCTCCTTTTTCGTCTCCTTTCTATGTCAGAAtccagtacagcgttctgcacaaagaGAGATATCCCAACAATACTGATCTCACCAATTACCTGGATCTATTACATCTTTAATAGAAAAGAGCTTTAAAAAGGCCAGGGACTTAATCATCCGGGGTAAGAAAAAAAGGCACAAAGATAGAAGCAGAATTTGGCTCTGAAGTGTTGGGAATTTTCTAGCTACGCAAATGGGTTTATATTCTTATCTCGGTCTGGATTTGAAGAGAGCCagaagcccttaatacagtgcttttcacacagtatgtgctcaataaatacgactgaatgaatgagtttaactacatctggaaaaaaaaaaaaagaacagacatTTTCAATGAAGAGTGAAGGGGAAAGCTGAGAATTCAATCTGCCACTCTGAACACAGAATCACCCCTGCTGCGGGATTAAAGAATACCCTTGACTAGAACCAGTGACTCGTAGCAGATCAGTCCATCTAAAGTCTATCTGGCAGCCACAAACAGCTGACCTACTTTGATTTGCTGTGTTTGTGGTTCTGCAGCTTCACCTACCGTCATCTCCACACTCCCTGCTGCCACCACATCTTTGGGCTTTGCATCTTTGGTTCCAATGTAGGAGCCGATGGTGTCACAGGACCAGGGGGAGTACTGGCTGTAGTCGTTGCCTTTGTATTTGCCAGCTACCTTCAAATCTTCATCCAAATACtagggatggaaaaagagaggaaCTCAATTCTCTCAGTAGCTGGGCAAGGAGGAGTTTTTCTGAACCTTCTAACAGCACGCTTGAAGTGAGGGGCTGGGAGCCCTTTGGACTAAATATGTCACAGAATAGACAACTGTGTTTGTTGTGCACCATCTACGAGTCCTTGTGGACTCTAAATATTTGTTGTTAGATTTCCGACGAGACAAGGGACCATCTGATTATATGACAGGACACTTGGTAGGGATCCATCACCAGTCCCATTCTAGGCTTCCTAGAAGAGGTAAAGTCCAATTGAGTCTAGCGTTCACACCTCTTATCAGTGAAAGACGAGAAAAAAGGGCAAGTAATAAACCACATCTAGGGTTTTAAAGGAACCATTAATTTTGCAACTTGAAAGCAGGATGAGGAATTGGCAATGCCATTTTCAGCATTTGGAAACTAATAAGGTTTACTGTGGAAACCTTATTATCTGCGCATTAagccttaaaacatttcctcagtGCGCTGTAAGGTAAGATCTTTACTCTTCAGATACCTTCCCTGGCCAGGAAAAGTAAATGCACTTACATTTCCCAGCTGTCATACTGGAGGTCATTTGTAAACTCCTCCAAGGTAGCATCTCATCTTTTGGCTTTTATCCCTCCACGGACAGCGCTCTTGCCAAAATGACACCAAAGACCACTGGACACAATCAAATGGTCTACTCCTCTGAGGCATCTCTACAGTCTTTGACAGAGTCACCTGAggatgctctcctcctcctctctttgaaTCTCTCTGGTCATGACTACAAGGTCTGTATTTCCATTTCTGACTACTCATCTCTCCAAGCCAGTACTTCCTTCCACAGCCACTTCAGAGTCAGAAATTGTGCTCAATGAATTGCTCTCCCAATTCTCGGTCTTCCTACAAGGCCTCACCGATAGGATTGCTCCTTATTGGATcctttacatacacacacacacacacactcactctctgtcTATTTGCTTACTTCCTCTGGATGGAAGGGATGAGGCAGTGTTGGGGATGGTGcaaaaggaggtggggagatgacCTTTCTCTCCTCTAGCTGGGCCATGATTTCCTTCCGCCGGCGGTGTAGTTCATCGAGGCTAGGATGAGCCTGAGGGGGAGGTGGCAGTCGGCCATAAGGTTCCTAaaatttgaggaaaaaaattacTTTACCTCGAAATAAGAATGTCACTTTTGAAACAGAAGTCAGTCAAATGCTTTAAATATCTGAGAAAACTCTGCAAaggattaaaaaaatatatacctCTGGTATTAGGAACAGGTAGAAAGACACCTGACACAAAAGAGCATTGGCATAAAAAGAGTAATGGTGATTGTATTTCCAAATTCAATCGGCAGTTTCACCGGGTCAATAGAGAATCTCTCTGGCAAGACGTAAAACAAGAGATGAAGGAAAAATAAGAACAATCCACACATACTCTGAGATACGATGATCTGATCTGATTTGGATGGGGACCCACTTGATAGTAACCCTCCAGTTGCTGGTATCTCTCTCTGGTTTCGGGTACATAGGGTGACACGGCCACTGGCGGGATCTCAATGGGACCAGGGCTCTCCCGGAAGATTTCTTCTCGCTGAGCAGGGTACGGCTGACCCGGGTACACGCGGCGGCCATCGTAGTGTGGCGGATATATGGGCGAGTACTGTTGCGGCTGGGTGCCGTACTGGGAGCTGACCGCACGATCCTGAAGGTAGGGTGGGTAGTGATCCAAATATGGAGGTCCTGGCTCCGGGGCGGATGGTGGAGGTCGCACGAAGCGGGACACGCACGGTGGGGTTGGGGTATAGTATACACCTGGACAGGTGGGATAAAGGGAACACGTCACTCCATGTAGTTGGTTCTCaatgcaagtcacttcttttcctgATGTTGCCATCTAGGACCCTACTTACTGGGCGAGAGAGTAAATATATTGCTTCCTCAAAAGCTCTTGTTTTCCTTACTATACAGTCTCTGAACACGTGAGACAAAATAGACTACCTAAAGAGCATGGGGCAAAAGAGTAAATAAATCGTTTCCTCAAAAGCTTCTGCATTCCCTACTATTGTATAGTCTCTAAACACGTAAGACAAAATAGGCATACTAAAGGGCTTCGCTCTAGCGTCTCTTTAGCCTTCAAAAGAGGGAGCTGGGTTTCTCTTACAATGGACAGCAGAAAGGAATGTATAAATCAAACAAAAGAATAAAGGGTAAAATGCAACTATTGAGTCACCTTCTGAGAAGCAGAAATGTAGCCTGACAACGCTAACCTTGTGACCTGGAAGGAGCAGCAAGGTCACCACTGGTTAAAAATAACTTTAAAACAgaggcctcccccctcccaactGCCCATTCCCTGCTTAAAAACCCATTTCTGCAACCCTCCAAAATTGAAAGCTGGCCAAGAGTATGGCCCTTGGTAAGCACTACCTTCCCCCAAAGCCATTAAGGAGTCAATCGAtataggaggggaagaaaaatgtgTTGAGTTCACCTGCTCACTGAATGACCTCGGGCGAACTAATTCATGACTCTACTGTCGCCTTATCCCTCGAGAACAGCAGTGAGACGGTGACAAAAGCCAGTTCTACAAAGTATGTTGGTTTTTGGCAAGATGTGTGGCCCCGGCCGGGTTCTGTTCCTACCTTGAGGGTAAGGGGCTGGATCAAAGGGTGGAGCCGCGCCTCTGGGATCCTGATAGAACACATCTGCCTGCTGGGCTGGGTACAGCTGGGACCCTCGGGGCACCATCTGGAGTGGTTTGGTGACCGGCATGGGAGGCAGGTCTGTTGGTCCTCGGGGAGGCACCGGGAGGGGGTTCACGGGTAATGCAGAAATAGAACTCTTGGGAACAGACTCCAACCTAAGAGAGAGGAAGCAAGAAATGGGGCAGGTTAGGTTCTCCAAGGCAGCTCTGTTCCAAACAGTTTCAGTGTGAGTGGGTGAAACATGTTCAAGCAAAACAGAGCTTTCCCAAATGGAGGAATTAGCTCACGGTAACTCCCAGTCTCCCTATCAATGAGAcaggctagattgtaagctcactgcgggcaggggacgtgtcaactgactctgctctactgtaccttcccaagtgtatagtacagtgctctgcacacagcaagtgctcaaaaaatgtcattcACTGCCTGGAGAAAAATTTAATACCTCATTATCCCTGTGTCACTTTTAAATCACTAGTTcatatcaatcaataagtggcatatatcgagtacttactgtgtgcagagcactatgctgctgcttggtgagtacaatgtaacagtgtaacagaatagagggggagagggacaataatataaataaattacagatacacacataagtgctgtgggacttggggggtgaacaaagggagtaaatcagggtgatgcaggatgAGCTCATAGAGGTGGAAGTAAAAAaacagggaggggtggggtgaggttCAAGACACATCTATTATTGCTTGTTTTTCCTCTAGTACCCATGAAGCAGGTCAAGTAATAGGAAGATGCATACAGGtcaggaggggatccaggagcaCTGCTACTCAGGTGATCCATCTTTCCCGGCTTCAGACCCGAGTCATAGCTGGCATCAGTCCCTCGGGGGATCAGCTGGGTCACGGTACTCCCTGCTGAGACAATCCCGTTTGGCAGAGTGGAGGGCTTTCTGCTGGGCATGTCCACTGCCCCTTCGTCTGAAAGGATAGCTGGTGAAGGCAGTCCCACCTCATTCAGCTGGCCCAAGGAGGCACTCAGTGGTCTCCGGGGAACGAGGCGTTTGTTCATTTTACGGAATCTTG
Protein-coding sequences here:
- the RC3H1 gene encoding roquin-1 isoform X2, translating into MPVQAPQWTDFLSCPICTQTFDETIRKPISLGCGHTVCKMCLNKLHRKACPFDQTAINTDIELLPVNSALLQLVGAQVPEQQPITLCSGAEDTKHYEEAKKCVEELALYLKPLSSARGVGLNSTTQSVLSRPMQRKLVTLVHCQLVEEEGRIRAMRAARSLGERTVTELILQHQNPQQLSSNLWAAVRARGCQFLGPAMQEEALKLVLLALEDGSALSRKVLVLFVVQRLEPRFPQASKTSIGHVVQLLYRASCFKVTKRDEDSSLMQLKEEFRTYEALRREHDSQIVQIAMEAGLRIAPDQWSSLLYGDQSHKSHMQSIIDKLQTPASFAQSVQELTIALQRTGDPANLNRLRPHLELLANIDPSPDAPPPTWEQLENGLVAVRTVVHGLVDYIQNHSKKGTDQQQPPQHSKYKTYMCRDMKQRGGCPRGASCTFAHSQEELEKFRKMNKRLVPRRPLSASLGQLNEVGLPSPAILSDEGAVDMPSRKPSTLPNGIVSAGSTVTQLIPRGTDASYDSGLKPGKMDHLSSSAPGSPPDLLESVPKSSISALPVNPLPVPPRGPTDLPPMPVTKPLQMVPRGSQLYPAQQADVFYQDPRGAAPPFDPAPYPQGVYYTPTPPCVSRFVRPPPSAPEPGPPYLDHYPPYLQDRAVSSQYGTQPQQYSPIYPPHYDGRRVYPGQPYPAQREEIFRESPGPIEIPPVAVSPYVPETRERYQQLEGYYQVGPHPNQIRSSYLREPYGRLPPPPQAHPSLDELHRRRKEIMAQLEERKVISPPPFAPSPTLPHPFHPEEYLDEDLKVAGKYKGNDYSQYSPWSCDTIGSYIGTKDAKPKDVVAAGSVEMTNADSKGMRDQRLDLQRRAAETSDDDLIPFGDRPTVSRFGAISRTSKAMYQSSGPMQAMAAQGASTKSINISDYSPYGNHGGWGGSPYLSQQNLPSQGHFNERERLSMSDVASHGKPLPSAEREQLRLELQQLNHQINQQTHLRGLEAVSNRLLLQREVTTLAGQPQPQPPPPPPPKWPGMISSEQLSLELHQVEKEIGKRTRELSMENQSSLDMKSKLGTSKQAENGQPEPQNKIAAEDLALTFSDVPNGSALTQESISLLSNKTASLNLSEDPEGGGDNNDSQRAGATPTSAP
- the RC3H1 gene encoding roquin-1 isoform X1; protein product: MPVQAPQWTDFLSCPICTQTFDETIRKPISLGCGHTVCKMCLNKLHRKACPFDQTAINTDIELLPVNSALLQLVGAQVPEQQPITLCSGAEDTKHYEEAKKCVEELALYLKPLSSARGVGLNSTTQSVLSRPMQRKLVTLVHCQLVEEEGRIRAMRAARSLGERTVTELILQHQNPQQLSSNLWAAVRARGCQFLGPAMQEEALKLVLLALEDGSALSRKVLVLFVVQRLEPRFPQASKTSIGHVVQLLYRASCFKVTKRDEDSSLMQLKEEFRTYEALRREHDSQIVQIAMEAGLRIAPDQWSSLLYGDQSHKSHMQSIIDKLQTPASFAQSVQELTIALQRTGDPANLNRLRPHLELLANIDPSPDAPPPTWEQLENGLVAVRTVVHGLVDYIQNHSKKGTDQQQPPQHSKYKTYMCRDMKQRGGCPRGASCTFAHSQEELEKFRKMNKRLVPRRPLSASLGQLNEVGLPSPAILSDEGAVDMPSRKPSTLPNGIVSAGSTVTQLIPRGTDASYDSGLKPGKMDHLSSSAPGSPPDLLESVPKSSISALPVNPLPVPPRGPTDLPPMPVTKPLQMVPRGSQLYPAQQADVFYQDPRGAAPPFDPAPYPQGVYYTPTPPCVSRFVRPPPSAPEPGPPYLDHYPPYLQDRAVSSQYGTQPQQYSPIYPPHYDGRRVYPGQPYPAQREEIFRESPGPIEIPPVAVSPYVPETRERYQQLEGYYQVGPHPNQIRSSYLREPYGRLPPPPQAHPSLDELHRRRKEIMAQLEERKVISPPPFAPSPTLPHPFHPEEYLDEDLKVAGKYKGNDYSQYSPWSCDTIGSYIGTKDAKPKDVVAAGSVEMTNADSKGMRDQRLDLQRRAAETSDDDLIPFGDRPTVSRFGAISRTSKAMYQSSGPMQAMAAQGASTKSINISDYSPYGNHGGWGGSPYLSQQNLPSQGHFNERERLSMSDVASHGKPLPSAEREQLRLELQQLNHQINQQTHLRGLEAVSNRLLLQREVTTLAGQPQPQPPPPPPPKWPGMISSEQLSLELHQVEKEIGKRTRELSMENQSSLDMKSKLGTSKQAENGQPEPQNKIAAEDLALTFSSDVPNGSALTQESISLLSNKTASLNLSEDPEGGGDNNDSQRAGATPTSAP
- the RC3H1 gene encoding roquin-1 isoform X3 encodes the protein MPVQAPQWTDFLSCPICTQTFDETIRKPISLGCGHTVCKMCLNKLHRKACPFDQTAINTDIELLPVNSALLQLVGAQVPEQQPITLCSGAEDTKHYEEAKKCVEELALYLKPLSSARGVGLNSTTQSVLSRPMQRKLVTLVHCQLVEEEGRIRAMRAARSLGERTVTELILQHQNPQQLSSNLWAAVRARGCQFLGPAMQEEALKLVLLALEDGSALSRKVLVLFVVQRLEPRFPQASKTSIGHVVQLLYRASCFKVTKRDEDSSLMQLKEEFRTYEALRREHDSQIVQIAMEAGLRIAPDQWSSLLYGDQSHKSHMQSIIDKTPASFAQSVQELTIALQRTGDPANLNRLRPHLELLANIDPSPDAPPPTWEQLENGLVAVRTVVHGLVDYIQNHSKKGTDQQQPPQHSKYKTYMCRDMKQRGGCPRGASCTFAHSQEELEKFRKMNKRLVPRRPLSASLGQLNEVGLPSPAILSDEGAVDMPSRKPSTLPNGIVSAGSTVTQLIPRGTDASYDSGLKPGKMDHLSSSAPGSPPDLLESVPKSSISALPVNPLPVPPRGPTDLPPMPVTKPLQMVPRGSQLYPAQQADVFYQDPRGAAPPFDPAPYPQGVYYTPTPPCVSRFVRPPPSAPEPGPPYLDHYPPYLQDRAVSSQYGTQPQQYSPIYPPHYDGRRVYPGQPYPAQREEIFRESPGPIEIPPVAVSPYVPETRERYQQLEGYYQVGPHPNQIRSSYLREPYGRLPPPPQAHPSLDELHRRRKEIMAQLEERKVISPPPFAPSPTLPHPFHPEEYLDEDLKVAGKYKGNDYSQYSPWSCDTIGSYIGTKDAKPKDVVAAGSVEMTNADSKGMRDQRLDLQRRAAETSDDDLIPFGDRPTVSRFGAISRTSKAMYQSSGPMQAMAAQGASTKSINISDYSPYGNHGGWGGSPYLSQQNLPSQGHFNERERLSMSDVASHGKPLPSAEREQLRLELQQLNHQINQQTHLRGLEAVSNRLLLQREVTTLAGQPQPQPPPPPPPKWPGMISSEQLSLELHQVEKEIGKRTRELSMENQSSLDMKSKLGTSKQAENGQPEPQNKIAAEDLALTFSSDVPNGSALTQESISLLSNKTASLNLSEDPEGGGDNNDSQRAGATPTSAP